TGGCCGATTCCGGCATACACGATCACCCACAGGATGACTGCAGGAAGATCCGCCAGGTAAAACCAGCCTGGCCGGATACCCGTCACACCCGCCAGAAATGGCACCGCAGGATGAAAAAACCATACAAAGCGCCCCAAAAACACCGCCAGGCGGCCATGGCGTTTCAGCAACTGCTCCGCCATGGCGTGACCACTCTGGCTTCTCTTGCCATGCGGGTGTAAAAAGCTGCGCTCGATTCCCAGGTAACCCAGCCAGTAACCAATACTGTCACCCAGTACGGCGCCAATCACTGAATACAGCACGCAATCCGCGAAAGAAAGATAGCTGGTACCACTCAGGGATCCCAGGCCTACCATGAGAAAAACCCCGGGCATGAACAGACCAATAATCGGCAGGGACTCCAGTGTCAGCAATGCCACGATACCCAGTGCGCCCCAGTAACCCAGCGCAAAAGATTCAAGCAACAGCGCAAATGCATTGTCTTGCATCGAAGTATCCCAACCATTCCATAGTGAACATGAAGCCGACTACCGATCAAATCGACCTGGAAAAACTCACCCAATATACAGAGTACGCCGGATATTTTCGAGTCACCGGAAACAAAAGGCAGGGTTGTTGGGAAATTGCTCCCCCCCTCAACTGTCATATGTATGACAGCAAAACCATGAATGGGAACTAAGATATTGTGAACTGAGAAGTCTGTCGGATTTAATGCTGTTTGACTGCAAATCCCTGGATAGCGGAAATGCCGCTTATGCAGGAGCAATTATTGGTCAAACAGTCAAGCCCGACAGATTCCCAACGCAAATTCACGGGCTTTCTGATGAAACGCGACACCCTACTTTCCATGCTGCATGACATGCTCCTTGCCCGCGCTTTTGAAGAGCGTGCCGCACAGGAATATACACGAGGCAATATCGCGGGCTTCCTGCACCTGTATCCCGGAGAAGAAGCCGTCGCCGTAGGCGTGCTTCATGGGGCAGAACCCAACGATTACATTGTCAGCACTTACCGGGAACATGTGCATGCCCTGGTTCGTGGCGTACCTGCAGAAAAGGTCATGGCCGAGTTGTTTGGAAAACGTGACGGATGCAGCGGCGGCATGGGGGGGTCCATGCACTTGTTCGACCAGGAACGGCGCTTCATGGGCGGCTATGGCATCGTTGGGGAAACCTACCCCATTGCCATCGGCATTGGTTACAGCATTGCCATGCAGGAACTGCCTGAGGCGGTCATCTGTTTCTTTGGCGATGGCGCCGTCAATCAGGGCACCTTTCACGAATCACTCAACATGGCAGCCTTGTGGAAACTGCCCGTATTGTTTGTATGTGAGAACAACCGCTACCAGATCGGTACGGAGATTCATCGTCATTCAGCAATGACTGAAGTGTACAAACGGGCCTGCGGCTACCGTATTCCCAGTGAGAAAGTGAATGGCATGGACGTCCTTGCGGTACATCAGGCCACCCGGTCAGCACTGCAGCGCATACGCGAAGGAACCGGCCCGCAATTTCTGGAGGTGGAAACCTACCGCTTCCGCGGTCATTCCATGTCCGATCCGGGAAGTTACCGCCCCAACGTGGAGGTACAGGCTTTCAAGGATGAAGATCCCGTTACTGTAGTTCTCGAAGAAAGCATTCCGGATTTTCCCACCGAAAGCCAACTCGAAGCTCTGGGCAGAGACAACATTGTTCATCTCACCGGCCACATGCGTCAACAGGGTTATCTGGAAATGGAAGATGTCACGCGCATGAAAGGAGAAATCTCGAAGCTTGTGGACAAGGCCGTCGATTTTGCCCTCAATAGCCCGGAGCCGGACATGCACGACGCCTGGCGGGCATTGTACTGCAATCGTGGTCAGGAGGTACTGATCTGATGAGCGAAGAAACCCCGGTATGGAAAGCGCTCAACCTGGCCATGGATGCCGAAATGTCCAGCGATGACAGCGTCTTCACCCTGGGTGAAGATGTCGGCCTGTATGGCGGCAGTTACCGTGTGACCCAGGACCTGTATGCCCGCTATGGTGAATGGCGGGTTCGCGACACCCCCATTTCTGAAGGCAGTTTTACCGGGCT
This sequence is a window from Thiolapillus brandeum. Protein-coding genes within it:
- a CDS encoding DedA family protein; this translates as MQDNAFALLLESFALGYWGALGIVALLTLESLPIIGLFMPGVFLMVGLGSLSGTSYLSFADCVLYSVIGAVLGDSIGYWLGYLGIERSFLHPHGKRSQSGHAMAEQLLKRHGRLAVFLGRFVWFFHPAVPFLAGVTGIRPGWFYLADLPAVILWVIVYAGIGHWATGMARDRTLEFMVGMGVVLILVGAWFLLRYFKNKHNTAAQSIKSRN
- a CDS encoding thiamine pyrophosphate-dependent enzyme, encoding MKRDTLLSMLHDMLLARAFEERAAQEYTRGNIAGFLHLYPGEEAVAVGVLHGAEPNDYIVSTYREHVHALVRGVPAEKVMAELFGKRDGCSGGMGGSMHLFDQERRFMGGYGIVGETYPIAIGIGYSIAMQELPEAVICFFGDGAVNQGTFHESLNMAALWKLPVLFVCENNRYQIGTEIHRHSAMTEVYKRACGYRIPSEKVNGMDVLAVHQATRSALQRIREGTGPQFLEVETYRFRGHSMSDPGSYRPNVEVQAFKDEDPVTVVLEESIPDFPTESQLEALGRDNIVHLTGHMRQQGYLEMEDVTRMKGEISKLVDKAVDFALNSPEPDMHDAWRALYCNRGQEVLI